The following proteins are co-located in the Hyalangium minutum genome:
- a CDS encoding sensor histidine kinase, which produces MGLLGWGLDRAFANSGPLGLIDLAPHTALGLILGGISLGLLRPEEPGLLRRAVGRACAVGMGVIGVAILFQYFGLELVRSALTQPWIPSLSRPPSETTEMTATALCFVLLGGGLLLLGRSQPHPTWRMEVLILPALFVTLMMIHGLLHGALVSANTPVLLSHTGMGLQTTVGLLLLGVGALCSRPEQGLMIHITRSTLGGYLARRLVPVTLLGPLLFSVLLEVLVRFHLLGQPLKTPLFATVASLGSAGLVLLSTSLLDRLHRQRQQANAALAASEARYRNLLETAPDAVVAVDQHGLVRFVNAQVERVFGYRREELIGQDVAVLLPEPYREQHRLFREAYMRNPVLRSVGQAVPLRGRHKEGSEFPVEVSLSPCQTPEGFTVTAIIRDVTEREQHLARLQDARAEAERERQLLQTVVDSAPVGILFVDPETDKVRTNVALTAMLGRPAETTEGQGPYYGNFLHPDGRSVSLDEFPSTRALTGQAVPAQEFLVVRPDRQLPVLASAAPVFGSSEAVRGVVVTIQDITARRELEQLQQDYVGLISHDLRNPLQVIALRTQLLQRLLQERGLTREAALTGSLLQNTRQMNWLVEELLENSILEAGQVELRREPTDLVHFLEEVLERDLPPDARERFHLQWTSAMPPVPVDPQRLERVVVNLLTNALKYSPAGTPIELRLQQTGEAVELSVQDHGLGLLPEDAVRLFQKYYRTKEGRRAKGAGLGLYICRLIAEAHGGRIRVESEPGQGTIFTVTLPMTLPAQENSQTQQGAA; this is translated from the coding sequence TTGGGCCTGTTGGGTTGGGGACTGGACCGCGCCTTCGCGAACTCGGGGCCGCTGGGCCTGATTGATCTGGCACCGCACACGGCGCTCGGGCTCATCCTCGGGGGCATCTCCTTGGGATTGCTGCGCCCGGAGGAGCCAGGCCTGCTTCGCAGGGCCGTGGGCCGGGCCTGCGCCGTGGGCATGGGCGTCATCGGCGTCGCCATCCTCTTCCAGTACTTTGGCCTGGAGTTGGTGCGGTCCGCGCTGACGCAGCCGTGGATTCCCTCGCTGTCGCGGCCACCCTCCGAGACAACGGAGATGACCGCCACCGCCCTTTGCTTCGTGCTGCTGGGGGGTGGGCTGCTGCTGCTCGGGCGCTCGCAGCCCCATCCCACGTGGCGGATGGAGGTGCTCATCCTCCCCGCGCTGTTCGTCACCCTGATGATGATCCACGGGCTGCTCCACGGAGCGCTCGTGTCCGCGAACACGCCGGTGCTCCTGTCCCACACGGGGATGGGGCTGCAGACCACGGTGGGGCTGCTGCTGCTCGGCGTCGGGGCCCTGTGCTCGCGGCCAGAGCAGGGACTGATGATCCACATCACCCGGTCCACGCTCGGGGGTTACCTCGCGCGCCGGCTCGTGCCGGTGACGCTGCTGGGCCCGCTGCTGTTCAGCGTCCTGCTCGAGGTGCTCGTCCGGTTCCACCTCCTGGGCCAGCCCTTGAAGACACCGCTGTTCGCCACGGTGGCGAGCCTTGGCAGCGCAGGGCTCGTGCTCCTGTCTACCTCGCTGTTGGACCGTCTCCACCGGCAGCGCCAGCAAGCGAACGCCGCGCTCGCGGCCTCCGAGGCACGCTACCGGAACCTGCTGGAGACCGCGCCGGATGCCGTGGTCGCCGTGGATCAGCATGGCCTGGTGCGCTTCGTGAACGCGCAGGTGGAGCGGGTGTTCGGCTACCGGCGTGAGGAGCTGATCGGCCAGGACGTGGCGGTGTTGCTCCCCGAGCCCTATCGGGAGCAGCACCGCCTCTTCCGCGAGGCTTACATGCGCAACCCCGTGCTTCGCTCGGTGGGTCAGGCGGTGCCACTGCGGGGCCGGCACAAGGAGGGCTCCGAGTTCCCCGTGGAGGTGAGCCTCAGCCCCTGCCAGACGCCAGAGGGGTTCACGGTCACCGCCATCATCCGGGACGTGACGGAGCGCGAGCAGCACCTGGCGCGCCTGCAGGACGCGCGCGCCGAGGCCGAGCGGGAGCGCCAGCTCCTACAGACCGTGGTGGACAGCGCCCCGGTGGGCATCCTCTTCGTGGACCCCGAGACGGACAAGGTGCGGACCAACGTCGCGCTCACGGCCATGCTGGGCCGCCCGGCGGAGACCACCGAGGGCCAGGGCCCCTACTACGGGAACTTCCTGCACCCGGACGGGCGAAGCGTGAGCCTCGATGAGTTCCCCTCCACCCGGGCCCTCACCGGCCAGGCCGTTCCCGCCCAGGAGTTCCTCGTCGTCCGTCCGGATCGGCAGCTGCCGGTGCTGGCCTCGGCGGCGCCTGTGTTCGGCAGCTCCGAGGCGGTGCGCGGCGTGGTCGTCACCATCCAGGACATCACCGCCCGCCGCGAGCTGGAGCAGCTCCAGCAGGACTACGTGGGGCTCATCTCGCATGACCTGCGCAACCCGCTCCAGGTGATTGCCCTGCGCACCCAGCTGCTGCAGCGGCTGCTCCAGGAGCGAGGCCTCACGCGCGAGGCGGCCCTGACCGGGAGCCTGCTCCAGAACACGCGGCAGATGAACTGGCTGGTCGAGGAGCTGCTGGAGAACTCCATTCTGGAGGCCGGGCAGGTGGAGCTCCGCCGGGAGCCCACGGACCTGGTCCACTTCCTCGAGGAGGTGCTCGAGCGCGACCTGCCGCCCGATGCCCGCGAGCGATTCCACCTCCAGTGGACGAGCGCCATGCCACCCGTACCGGTGGATCCCCAGCGCCTTGAGCGCGTGGTCGTGAACCTGCTCACCAACGCGCTCAAGTACAGCCCAGCGGGCACGCCCATCGAGCTGCGCCTCCAGCAAACCGGGGAGGCCGTGGAGCTCTCCGTGCAGGACCACGGCCTGGGTCTGCTGCCGGAGGATGCCGTGCGCCTCTTCCAGAAGTACTACCGGACGAAGGAGGGCCGTCGGGCAAAGGGCGCGGGGCTGGGGCTCTACATCTGCCGGCTGATCGCCGAGGCGCATGGAGGCCGCATCCGTGTAGAGAGCGAGCCAGGCCAGGGGACCATCTTCACCGTCACCCTCCCCATGACGCTCCCCGCGCAGGAGAACTCCCAGACGCAACAAGGGGCCGCCTGA
- a CDS encoding type II toxin-antitoxin system RelE/ParE family toxin — MRRHRVEFSPEAVRQARQVEQWWRSNRPASPGLLMEELSAAVETVAASPGAGAPYRRTSLSGMRRVLLPRTRYHLYYTVDETEGVVRVHALWHTARGQGPLL; from the coding sequence GTGAGACGCCACCGCGTTGAGTTCTCGCCCGAGGCGGTGAGGCAAGCTCGGCAAGTCGAGCAGTGGTGGAGAAGCAATCGCCCAGCTTCTCCCGGCTTGTTGATGGAGGAGCTCTCTGCTGCAGTCGAAACGGTGGCTGCTTCTCCGGGAGCGGGTGCTCCTTACCGGCGCACGTCTCTCTCGGGCATGCGGAGGGTTCTGCTCCCTCGGACGCGCTACCACCTCTACTACACGGTGGATGAGACCGAGGGCGTGGTTCGAGTTCATGCGTTGTGGCACACGGCTCGTGGTCAGGGGCCGTTGCTCTGA
- a CDS encoding TolB family protein, which translates to MSQGLEPRRPWLGRVRLWAALALVGAGCPASQCGRGTAAGPGPLSEQERRAIPGVIAFISERAVQKDVWLVKPTGEETQFTKSPEEDDYTSAPAPDGKALLVIATWSVKGLHMEQLRLQPLDGSAPVPLNAPRARARNASWSPDGKWLVAESDAQSFSDLVRLEPKAGAAEQRLTDVPEGCFEPDVSPDGREIAFVSSREGDPEIYVMPVGGSEVRRVTAFYREDREPRWSPDGKWLSFVSNRESRDRYYVVRPDGTELRALSGTSTKLEERELAWSPDSQKVVFVERLPDAKSRIWRADVATGELVALTDGKARDDAPAWSPDGKYLVFVAEREGDTDLWLMRADGTGQTRLTTAKGADWLPRWFVPH; encoded by the coding sequence ATGAGCCAGGGCCTCGAACCTCGTCGTCCTTGGCTGGGACGGGTGCGGCTGTGGGCCGCGCTCGCCCTTGTGGGTGCCGGTTGTCCCGCGAGCCAATGTGGCCGTGGGACAGCCGCGGGCCCCGGCCCGCTGTCCGAGCAGGAGCGGCGGGCCATTCCGGGCGTCATCGCCTTCATCTCCGAGCGAGCGGTGCAGAAGGACGTCTGGCTGGTGAAGCCGACGGGTGAGGAGACGCAGTTCACGAAGAGCCCCGAGGAGGATGACTACACCTCGGCGCCGGCCCCGGATGGCAAGGCGCTGCTGGTCATCGCCACGTGGAGCGTGAAGGGGCTTCACATGGAGCAGCTGCGGCTGCAGCCGTTGGATGGCTCGGCGCCGGTGCCGCTCAACGCGCCTCGGGCGCGGGCGCGGAATGCGAGCTGGTCGCCGGATGGCAAGTGGCTGGTGGCCGAGTCGGACGCGCAGAGCTTCAGTGACCTGGTGAGGCTGGAGCCCAAGGCGGGCGCGGCCGAGCAGCGCCTGACGGATGTGCCGGAGGGCTGCTTCGAGCCGGATGTGTCCCCGGATGGCCGGGAGATCGCGTTCGTGTCGAGCCGCGAGGGAGACCCCGAGATTTACGTGATGCCCGTGGGCGGCTCGGAGGTGCGCCGCGTCACCGCGTTCTACCGGGAGGACCGCGAGCCGCGCTGGAGCCCGGATGGGAAGTGGCTCTCATTCGTCAGCAACCGCGAGAGCCGGGACCGGTACTACGTGGTGCGGCCGGATGGGACGGAGCTGCGAGCGCTCTCGGGGACCTCGACGAAGCTGGAGGAGCGCGAGCTGGCATGGAGTCCGGACAGCCAGAAGGTGGTGTTCGTGGAGCGGCTCCCGGACGCGAAGAGCCGCATCTGGCGGGCCGACGTCGCGACGGGCGAGCTGGTGGCGCTCACGGATGGAAAGGCACGGGACGACGCGCCGGCCTGGAGCCCGGACGGCAAGTACCTGGTGTTCGTGGCGGAGCGGGAAGGGGACACGGACCTGTGGTTGATGCGCGCGGACGGCACGGGGCAGACGCGCCTCACCACGGCGAAGGGCGCGGACTGGCTGCCGCGCTGGTTCGTTCCGCACTGA
- a CDS encoding N-acetylmuramoyl-L-alanine amidase: MSTLRNALATAAAALSLAACGPQGPEPQEPTQNPSGAVADAAQDAVNRGSTGQLDPLFDKASREFNVPADLLKAISFTETRWNMVRGEEEFPGMAPAFGVMALRGAELERGAALAKVSPDAVRNDAEANIRAGAALLSAYADELKVDRADLGAWAPAAVRLSGITHTDAQAEHVHKGVYATLRSGVVAEGADGKVTASIMPTPVEAKFAAPSLHAMAAGPDYANSIWRPSPNYNARPATPGIKMIVIHTCEGSYSSCWSWLVNTASGVSAHYVVNESGSEISQLVAEVDRGWHVGATYDKSLNGGMEPDLQGLSVNHFAVGIEHGGFASQTSFPAGQIDASAALSCDIARDRGIPRDQYHIVAHGKLQPASRTDPGPNWPWSTYLSKINTACGTSTTGLVIDSNQANNDTSMGYIQVSANWTSSSNVAGYYGSGYYVAPTQAISDPAVFWFNMPAAGTKTIDAWWTAATDRSTTAPFIITNTSGTNLATVSVNQQINGGKWNTLGTWSFPAGWNKVQVSRWTGSGYQVVADAIRVR; encoded by the coding sequence ATGTCCACGTTGCGCAACGCGCTGGCGACCGCCGCCGCGGCCCTCTCGCTGGCTGCCTGCGGTCCGCAGGGTCCCGAGCCCCAGGAGCCCACGCAGAATCCCTCTGGTGCCGTCGCGGATGCGGCGCAGGACGCGGTGAACCGCGGCTCCACGGGGCAGCTGGATCCGCTGTTCGACAAGGCCTCGCGCGAGTTCAACGTGCCGGCGGACCTGCTCAAGGCCATCTCCTTCACGGAGACGCGCTGGAACATGGTGCGCGGCGAGGAGGAGTTCCCGGGCATGGCGCCGGCGTTCGGCGTGATGGCCCTGCGTGGCGCGGAGCTGGAGCGCGGTGCGGCCCTGGCCAAGGTTTCTCCGGACGCGGTGCGCAACGACGCCGAGGCCAACATCCGCGCGGGCGCGGCGCTGTTGTCCGCCTACGCCGATGAGCTGAAGGTGGACCGTGCGGACCTGGGCGCCTGGGCGCCTGCGGCGGTGCGCCTGAGCGGCATCACCCACACCGACGCGCAGGCCGAGCACGTGCACAAGGGTGTCTACGCCACCCTGCGCAGCGGCGTGGTGGCCGAGGGCGCGGACGGCAAGGTCACGGCATCCATCATGCCCACGCCGGTGGAGGCGAAGTTCGCGGCGCCCTCGCTGCACGCGATGGCAGCGGGCCCGGACTACGCCAACTCCATCTGGCGGCCCTCGCCCAACTACAACGCGCGGCCTGCCACGCCGGGCATCAAGATGATCGTCATCCACACCTGCGAGGGCAGCTACTCGAGCTGCTGGAGCTGGCTGGTGAACACGGCCTCGGGCGTGTCGGCGCACTACGTGGTGAACGAGAGCGGTAGCGAGATCTCCCAGCTGGTGGCCGAGGTGGACCGCGGCTGGCACGTGGGAGCCACCTATGACAAAAGCCTGAACGGTGGCATGGAGCCTGACCTGCAGGGCTTGTCGGTGAACCACTTCGCGGTGGGCATCGAGCACGGCGGCTTCGCCAGCCAGACGTCCTTCCCCGCGGGGCAGATCGACGCGTCCGCGGCGCTGTCGTGCGACATCGCGCGTGACCGTGGCATCCCGCGTGACCAGTACCACATCGTGGCGCACGGCAAGCTCCAGCCGGCCAGCCGCACGGACCCGGGTCCGAACTGGCCGTGGTCCACGTACCTGAGCAAGATCAACACGGCATGCGGTACCAGCACCACCGGCCTCGTCATCGACAGCAACCAGGCCAACAACGACACCTCCATGGGCTACATCCAGGTGTCGGCGAACTGGACCTCGTCTTCGAACGTGGCGGGCTACTACGGCTCGGGCTACTACGTGGCGCCCACGCAGGCCATCTCGGATCCTGCGGTCTTCTGGTTCAACATGCCGGCGGCGGGGACGAAGACCATCGACGCGTGGTGGACGGCGGCCACGGACCGCTCGACGACGGCGCCGTTCATCATCACCAACACGTCGGGGACCAACCTGGCCACGGTGAGCGTGAACCAGCAGATCAACGGCGGCAAGTGGAACACGCTGGGCACGTGGAGCTTCCCGGCGGGCTGGAACAAGGTGCAGGTGAGCCGCTGGACGGGCTCGGGCTACCAGGTCGTCGCCGACGCAATCCGCGTCCGCTAA
- a CDS encoding metallophosphoesterase, which yields MRLFAIGDTHLPSTRNKDMHRFGWAEHPLPLQRAWDEKVRPEDVVIVAGDISWATRPPEVLEDLKWLDARPGRKVLVRGNHDYWWGDSASKLRKLLEPFQSIEGFLQNSAVVMGPWIIAGSRLWTAPEAPPMPGGEMGDEAVDLGYVERETRRLAASFEDAVKKEKASPTPLTRVVAVHFPPLYANEKPTAFSAPIEAFHPKVCVYGHLHAEGIAAGFTGERAGVRYVLASCDAAKFSPVLLDEA from the coding sequence ATGCGCCTCTTCGCCATCGGCGACACCCACCTGCCCTCCACCCGGAACAAGGACATGCACCGCTTCGGGTGGGCGGAGCACCCGCTGCCCCTTCAACGCGCATGGGACGAGAAGGTGCGCCCCGAGGACGTGGTCATCGTCGCGGGAGACATCTCCTGGGCCACGCGGCCTCCCGAGGTGCTCGAGGACTTGAAGTGGCTGGACGCGCGGCCGGGCCGCAAGGTGCTGGTGCGCGGCAACCATGACTACTGGTGGGGAGACTCTGCGTCGAAGCTGCGCAAGCTGCTGGAGCCCTTCCAGAGCATTGAGGGCTTCCTGCAGAACAGCGCGGTGGTGATGGGGCCGTGGATCATCGCTGGCTCACGGCTGTGGACGGCGCCCGAGGCCCCGCCCATGCCCGGCGGAGAGATGGGCGACGAGGCGGTGGACCTGGGCTACGTGGAGCGCGAGACGCGCCGGCTGGCGGCCTCGTTCGAGGACGCGGTGAAGAAGGAGAAGGCGAGCCCCACGCCGCTCACGCGCGTCGTGGCGGTGCACTTCCCTCCGCTGTACGCGAACGAGAAGCCCACCGCGTTCAGCGCCCCCATCGAAGCCTTCCACCCCAAGGTCTGTGTGTATGGGCACCTTCACGCGGAGGGAATCGCCGCGGGCTTCACGGGTGAGCGCGCGGGCGTCCGCTACGTACTGGCGTCTTGTGACGCCGCAAAGTTCTCGCCGGTGCTGCTCGATGAAGCGTGA
- a CDS encoding TIGR02265 family protein: protein MPANKEELSARLTAAHPGDSVLGLFFTTVFQLVEQHAGLATLTKLRKGELAKEYSELRMYPVQDFLHLIYDVADVLESRFGSPAAVFRACGESSISRYNSGPGRFLFNVLVRGDPHKLCSMAQIGYSTAVSYGRREYKPTSPKSGVLHAQGDMIPPAYHEGIVAGALKMLNVQGRARARPQGIDLVDYDITWN, encoded by the coding sequence ATGCCGGCGAATAAGGAAGAGCTCTCGGCTCGCCTCACAGCGGCGCATCCGGGAGACAGTGTCCTGGGGTTGTTCTTCACCACCGTGTTTCAGCTCGTCGAGCAGCATGCGGGGCTGGCCACGCTCACGAAGCTCCGCAAGGGAGAGCTCGCGAAGGAGTACTCCGAGCTGCGCATGTACCCAGTGCAGGACTTCCTGCATCTCATCTACGACGTGGCGGATGTGCTCGAGAGCCGGTTCGGCTCTCCGGCGGCCGTGTTCCGCGCCTGCGGGGAATCGAGCATCAGCCGCTACAACTCCGGGCCGGGGCGCTTCCTCTTCAACGTGCTCGTGCGAGGAGATCCGCACAAGCTCTGCTCCATGGCGCAGATCGGCTACAGCACCGCCGTCTCCTATGGGCGCCGCGAGTACAAGCCCACCAGTCCGAAGTCCGGGGTGCTGCACGCGCAGGGAGACATGATCCCTCCGGCGTACCACGAGGGCATCGTCGCTGGAGCGCTGAAGATGCTCAACGTCCAGGGGCGCGCGCGGGCCCGGCCGCAGGGCATCGACCTGGTGGACTACGACATCACCTGGAACTGA
- a CDS encoding ATP-grasp domain-containing protein produces the protein MRIGIFGEGSDPQCAAVAREAAALGADTLYIDSRALDEGKPLSMLDGKTSYQGESVDDVKGFYVRSVPSPSVPAMKKDESLVLYEDWFTTFTQTRERAAYFLAWLLQLSHRGATLVNGPHAASVMQHKPYQLHALRSLGAKVPRTLISNDPAAIRAFHAEVKDVIYKPVMGGAVTRALDAEALERLDAVTASPVIFQERIPGDDLRVTLVGDEIVSCVAIVTPEQHLDFRDDPVYSSGEAMYREVVLPEPVQRFCRASARACGLTLAGIDLKQRARDFVFLELNSSPIYMDVELKAGHRISRAIARRVVEGARAVR, from the coding sequence ATGCGAATCGGCATCTTCGGAGAGGGCTCGGATCCACAGTGCGCCGCGGTGGCGCGGGAGGCGGCGGCGCTTGGGGCGGACACGCTCTATATCGACAGCCGTGCGCTGGACGAGGGCAAGCCCCTGTCGATGCTGGATGGGAAGACGTCCTACCAAGGCGAGTCCGTGGACGACGTGAAGGGCTTCTACGTGCGCTCGGTGCCGTCCCCGTCCGTGCCGGCGATGAAGAAGGACGAGTCGCTGGTGCTTTACGAGGACTGGTTCACCACCTTCACTCAGACGCGCGAGCGGGCGGCGTACTTCCTGGCGTGGCTGCTGCAACTGTCACACCGGGGCGCCACGTTGGTGAACGGTCCGCACGCGGCCAGCGTGATGCAGCACAAGCCCTATCAGCTCCACGCGCTGCGCAGCCTGGGGGCAAAGGTACCGCGCACGCTCATCTCGAATGATCCGGCGGCCATCCGTGCGTTCCACGCGGAGGTGAAGGACGTCATCTACAAGCCGGTGATGGGAGGAGCCGTCACGCGCGCCTTGGACGCCGAGGCGCTGGAGCGGCTCGACGCGGTGACAGCGTCTCCGGTCATCTTCCAAGAGCGGATTCCCGGGGACGACCTCCGGGTGACGCTGGTGGGGGACGAGATTGTGTCGTGCGTGGCCATCGTGACGCCGGAGCAGCACCTGGACTTCCGCGACGACCCTGTCTACAGCAGCGGGGAGGCGATGTACCGCGAGGTGGTGCTGCCCGAGCCGGTGCAGCGCTTCTGCCGGGCGTCGGCGAGGGCGTGCGGCCTGACGCTGGCGGGGATCGACTTGAAGCAGCGGGCGCGGGACTTCGTGTTCCTGGAGCTGAACAGCTCGCCCATCTACATGGACGTGGAGCTGAAGGCGGGGCACCGCATCAGCCGGGCCATCGCGCGCCGGGTGGTGGAGGGCGCCCGCGCCGTCCGGTAA
- a CDS encoding potassium transporter Kup, whose product MREPVAPSQGSAKAGAVNATTEAPPTNTGGQDGAVKRTALLAIGAIGVVYGDIGTSPLYALRECFTGPHGIAPSHENVLGVLSLIFWSLIITVSVKYLVFVLRADNRGEGGILALMALVAQRLRSGEAPRARPLLVTMGIFGASLLYGDGIITPAISVLSAVEGLSVATPIFEPYVLPITLIILLGLFLVQRHGTGGIGNVFGPFMCLWFIVLAVLGVKELVHNPSVLWALSPVQGVLFFVHNGGHGFLVLGAVFLVVTGGESLYTDMGHFGRTPIRWAWFALVLPSLMLNYLGQGALLLRNPDASRNPFFLIAPEWARYPLVALAAGAATIASQAVISGAFSNTRQAMQLGYCPRMEVVHTSAEEKGQIYLPGLNWMLLIGVVLLVLGFRTSSNLAGAYGIAVSTAMLMTTCMAYVVARERWHVGRAVALPIMLVFLTVELFFFSANAVKIPEGGWFPLALAAVLFTLMTTWKRGREILAAKLRAASMDLKDLLESFQGEHAPVRVPGTAVFMTGNPEGSPPALLHNLKHNKVLHEQVVLLTILSEDVPHVSSEERVEVQPIEQGFVRLIARYGFMENPSIPDILKKGREKGLQFQLMSTSFFLGRETLIPSKKPGMAMWREALFSWMSRNARSATAYFRIPPNRVVELGTQVEL is encoded by the coding sequence ATGCGCGAGCCCGTTGCTCCCAGCCAGGGTTCGGCTAAAGCGGGAGCCGTGAACGCAACCACGGAAGCTCCCCCCACGAACACCGGAGGGCAGGACGGCGCCGTCAAACGGACAGCCCTGCTGGCCATTGGGGCGATTGGCGTCGTCTACGGCGACATTGGTACCAGTCCGCTGTACGCACTGAGGGAGTGTTTCACGGGACCGCACGGCATCGCCCCGTCCCACGAGAACGTGCTGGGGGTGCTGTCGCTCATCTTCTGGTCGCTCATCATCACGGTGTCGGTGAAGTACCTGGTGTTCGTGCTGCGGGCGGACAACCGGGGCGAGGGCGGCATCCTGGCGCTGATGGCGTTGGTGGCTCAGCGGCTGAGGTCCGGTGAGGCGCCCCGGGCGCGGCCGCTGCTGGTGACGATGGGCATCTTCGGGGCGTCGTTGCTGTACGGAGACGGCATCATCACCCCGGCCATCTCGGTGCTCAGCGCGGTGGAAGGCCTGAGCGTGGCCACGCCCATCTTCGAGCCCTACGTGCTGCCCATCACGCTGATCATCCTCCTGGGACTCTTCCTGGTGCAGCGGCACGGCACGGGTGGCATCGGCAACGTGTTCGGGCCGTTCATGTGCCTGTGGTTCATCGTGCTGGCGGTGCTGGGGGTGAAGGAGCTGGTGCACAACCCGTCGGTGCTGTGGGCGCTGTCGCCGGTGCAGGGGGTGTTGTTCTTCGTGCACAACGGCGGGCACGGCTTCTTGGTGCTGGGCGCCGTCTTCCTGGTGGTGACGGGAGGCGAGTCGCTCTACACGGACATGGGCCACTTTGGCCGCACGCCCATCCGCTGGGCGTGGTTCGCGCTGGTGCTGCCCTCGCTGATGCTCAACTACCTGGGGCAGGGGGCGCTGCTGCTGAGGAACCCCGACGCGTCGCGCAACCCGTTCTTCCTGATCGCGCCCGAGTGGGCGCGCTACCCGTTGGTGGCGCTGGCGGCGGGGGCGGCGACGATTGCCTCGCAGGCGGTCATCTCCGGAGCGTTCTCGAACACGCGGCAGGCGATGCAGCTGGGCTACTGCCCGCGCATGGAGGTGGTGCACACCTCGGCGGAGGAGAAGGGGCAGATCTACCTGCCAGGGCTCAACTGGATGCTGTTGATCGGCGTGGTGCTGCTGGTGCTGGGCTTCCGGACCTCGAGCAACCTGGCGGGGGCGTACGGCATCGCGGTGTCCACGGCCATGCTGATGACGACGTGCATGGCGTACGTGGTGGCGCGCGAGCGCTGGCACGTGGGCCGGGCGGTGGCGCTGCCCATCATGCTGGTGTTCCTGACCGTGGAGCTGTTCTTCTTCAGCGCCAACGCGGTGAAGATTCCGGAGGGCGGCTGGTTCCCGCTGGCGCTGGCGGCGGTGCTCTTCACGCTGATGACGACGTGGAAGCGCGGGCGTGAAATTCTGGCGGCGAAGCTGCGCGCGGCCAGCATGGACCTGAAGGACTTGTTGGAGAGCTTCCAGGGCGAGCACGCGCCAGTGCGGGTGCCGGGCACGGCGGTGTTCATGACGGGCAACCCGGAGGGCTCGCCGCCGGCGCTGCTGCACAACCTGAAGCACAACAAGGTGCTGCACGAGCAGGTGGTGCTGCTGACCATCCTGTCGGAGGACGTGCCGCACGTGTCGAGCGAGGAGCGGGTGGAGGTGCAGCCCATCGAGCAGGGCTTCGTGCGGCTCATCGCGCGCTATGGGTTCATGGAGAACCCGAGCATCCCGGACATCCTCAAGAAGGGGCGCGAGAAGGGGCTGCAGTTCCAGCTGATGAGCACCTCGTTCTTCCTGGGGCGGGAGACGCTGATTCCCTCGAAGAAGCCGGGGATGGCGATGTGGCGCGAGGCGCTGTTCTCGTGGATGAGCCGCAACGCGCGCAGCGCCACGGCGTACTTCCGCATTCCGCCCAACCGCGTGGTGGAGCTGGGCACGCAGGTGGAGCTGTAG